Proteins from a single region of Takifugu rubripes chromosome 4, fTakRub1.2, whole genome shotgun sequence:
- the dnajb12a gene encoding dnaJ homolog subfamily B member 12a isoform X1, whose amino-acid sequence MDSNKDEAERCIKIALNAITKNEQEKARRFLEKAQRLFPTDKAKNLLESLAQNGKPPGENGSHVNGDGPRMRHRGHGEDPHVSAQGATESSKPYTAEQLEAVRKIKSCKDYYQILGVEKSSSEEDLKKAYRKLALKFHPDKNHAPGATEAFKAIGNAYAVLSNHEKRKQYDQYGEERSNPSRHRRDFEADISPEDLFNMFFGGGFPSSNVHVYRNGRMHFAHHNRQERREQQRDQGGLALFFQLMPILILIIVSALSQLMVTQPPYSLSYHPSTGHIHKRHTSHLKVPFYVGDRFNEEFSGNNLKNVERNVEEDYISNLRNNCWKEKQQKEGLLYRARYFGDSDLYKKAQRMTTPSCSRLSEVQTMLDG is encoded by the exons ATGGACTCAAACAAGGACGAAGCTGAGCGGTGCATTAAAATAGCCCTAAACGCGATCACCAAAAACGAGCAGGAAAAAGCAAGGAGATTTCTTGAGAAAGCACAGCGACTGTTTCCAACAGACAAGGCCAAAA ATTTATTGGAGTCGTTAGCGCAGAATGGAAAGCCTCCAGGTGAGAATGGCAGTCATGTAAACGGGGACGGGCCCCGAATGAGGCACCGAGGCCACGGAGAGGATCCTCATGTGTCCGCACAGGGAGCTACAGAGTCATCGAAACCGTACACTGCCGAGCAGCTGGAAGCTGTCAGAAA aattaagAGCTGTAAAGACTACTACCAAATTCTGGGAGTTGAAAAATCCTCCTCCGAGGAGGATCTGAAAAAGGCTTACAGAAAGCTTGCTTTGAAATTTCACCCTGATAAAAATCACGCTCCTGGAGCCACAGAGGCGTTTAAAG CTATCGGTAATGCTTATGCTGTTCTAAGTAACCATGAGAAACGAAAGCAGTACGACCAGTATGGAGAGGAGAGATCAAACCCGAGCAGACACAGGCGAGATTTTGAAGCAGATATTTCTCCGGAGGACCTCTTTAACATGTTCTTTGGGGGAGGCTTCCCTTCAA GTAATGTACATGTTTATAGAAATGGAAGAATGCACTTTGCACATCACAATAGGCAAGAAAGAAGAGAACAACAAAGAGAC CAGGGAGGTTTGGCTCTGTTTTTCCAGCTGATGCCCATCCTAATCCTCATAATTGTCTCCGCTCTCAGTCAGTTGATGGTCACGCAGCCTCCTTACAGCCTTAGCTACCACCC GTCAACTGGACACATTCACAAAAGGCACACGTCACACCTGAAGGTGCCTTTCTACGTGGGAGATCGTTTCAACGAGGAATTTTCTGGGAATAACTTAAAGAATGTTGAGAGAAATGTAGAAGAAGACTATATTTCTAACCTCAGGAACAACTGCTGGAAGGAGAAACAGCAGA AGGAAGGTTTATTGTATCGTGCTCGTTACTTTGGGGACTCTGATTTGTACAAGAAGGCACAAAGAATGACCACTCCGAGCTGTTCCAGACTGTCTGAGGTTCAGACTATGCTGGATGGTTAG
- the dnajb12a gene encoding dnaJ homolog subfamily B member 12a isoform X2, with amino-acid sequence MDSNKDEAERCIKIALNAITKNEQEKARRFLEKAQRLFPTDKAKNLLESLAQNGKPPGENGSHVNGDGPRMRHRGHGEDPHVSAQGATESSKPYTAEQLEAVRKIKSCKDYYQILGVEKSSSEEDLKKAYRKLALKFHPDKNHAPGATEAFKAIGNAYAVLSNHEKRKQYDQYGEERSNPSRHRRDFEADISPEDLFNMFFGGGFPSSNVHVYRNGRMHFAHHNRQERREQQRDGGLALFFQLMPILILIIVSALSQLMVTQPPYSLSYHPSTGHIHKRHTSHLKVPFYVGDRFNEEFSGNNLKNVERNVEEDYISNLRNNCWKEKQQKEGLLYRARYFGDSDLYKKAQRMTTPSCSRLSEVQTMLDG; translated from the exons ATGGACTCAAACAAGGACGAAGCTGAGCGGTGCATTAAAATAGCCCTAAACGCGATCACCAAAAACGAGCAGGAAAAAGCAAGGAGATTTCTTGAGAAAGCACAGCGACTGTTTCCAACAGACAAGGCCAAAA ATTTATTGGAGTCGTTAGCGCAGAATGGAAAGCCTCCAGGTGAGAATGGCAGTCATGTAAACGGGGACGGGCCCCGAATGAGGCACCGAGGCCACGGAGAGGATCCTCATGTGTCCGCACAGGGAGCTACAGAGTCATCGAAACCGTACACTGCCGAGCAGCTGGAAGCTGTCAGAAA aattaagAGCTGTAAAGACTACTACCAAATTCTGGGAGTTGAAAAATCCTCCTCCGAGGAGGATCTGAAAAAGGCTTACAGAAAGCTTGCTTTGAAATTTCACCCTGATAAAAATCACGCTCCTGGAGCCACAGAGGCGTTTAAAG CTATCGGTAATGCTTATGCTGTTCTAAGTAACCATGAGAAACGAAAGCAGTACGACCAGTATGGAGAGGAGAGATCAAACCCGAGCAGACACAGGCGAGATTTTGAAGCAGATATTTCTCCGGAGGACCTCTTTAACATGTTCTTTGGGGGAGGCTTCCCTTCAA GTAATGTACATGTTTATAGAAATGGAAGAATGCACTTTGCACATCACAATAGGCAAGAAAGAAGAGAACAACAAAGAGAC GGAGGTTTGGCTCTGTTTTTCCAGCTGATGCCCATCCTAATCCTCATAATTGTCTCCGCTCTCAGTCAGTTGATGGTCACGCAGCCTCCTTACAGCCTTAGCTACCACCC GTCAACTGGACACATTCACAAAAGGCACACGTCACACCTGAAGGTGCCTTTCTACGTGGGAGATCGTTTCAACGAGGAATTTTCTGGGAATAACTTAAAGAATGTTGAGAGAAATGTAGAAGAAGACTATATTTCTAACCTCAGGAACAACTGCTGGAAGGAGAAACAGCAGA AGGAAGGTTTATTGTATCGTGCTCGTTACTTTGGGGACTCTGATTTGTACAAGAAGGCACAAAGAATGACCACTCCGAGCTGTTCCAGACTGTCTGAGGTTCAGACTATGCTGGATGGTTAG
- the cuedc2 gene encoding CUE domain-containing protein 2: MDVHKIIHNALYEFIQSFIPDADMSTLDDVLLSYITGVLEDLGSQQSVEENFDVEVFAEMLEAYIPGFAEIDSVKVCEMMFSLASKLASARTPACEETVVPKARTEEIPLKFATPSQHSQPGEKHCLNTPTEGAAATKPASGWEDQEQHLLEMFPKCSLSEARSALSIAKGDMEEAVRLIIEGDVQLSPSPLNVNQGKSISSVADQKLKESILEKYMLVDNEDDNKTHRPVAPKDAPKKLIRYHGNQVVTTKGERYQLVKKDETEDMKKTYVNLKPARKYRFH; encoded by the exons ATGGACGTCCACAAGATCATCCACAATGCACTGTATGAATTTATTCAGAGTTTCATCCCTGATGCCGATATGAG CACGCTCGACGATGTCCTTCTGTCTTACATCACCGGAGTTCTGGAGGACCTCGGCTCCCAGCAGAGCGTGGAAGAGAACTTTGACGTGGAAGTGTTTGCGGAGATGTTGGAAGCGTACATACCCGGGTTTGCTGAAATCGACAG TGTCAAAGTCTGTGAGATGATGTTCAGTCTTGCTTCAAAACTAGCTAGTGCGAGAACACCAG cTTGTGAAGAAACTGTTGTGCCAAAAGCAAGGACAGAAGAAATTCCATTAAAATTTGCAACTCCCAGTCAACATTCCCAACCGGGAGAAAAACACTGCCTTAACACACCGACAGAGGGCGCTGCCGCAACG AAACCAGCATCTGGGTGGGAGGACCAGGAGCAACACCTGCTGGAGATGTTCCCTAAATGCAGCCTGTCCGAGGCCCGCAGTGCCCTGTCCATTGCCAAAGGTGACATGGAGGAAGCCGTGCGCCTCATCATTGAGGGTGACGTCCAGCTCAGCCCTTCTCCTCTTAAT GTAAACCAGGGGAAGAGCATTTCCTCAGTGGCAGACCAGAAACTAAAGGAGAGCATCCTTGAGAA ATACATGTTGGTCGACAACGAGGACGATAACAAAACGCACCGCCCCGTCGCACCGAAAGAC GCTCCAAAGAAACTCATCCGATACCACGGCAACCAGGTGGTGACCACCAAAGGAGAGCGCTATCAGCTTGTGAAGAAGGACGAGACGGAGGACATGAAGAAGACGTACGTCAACCTCAAGCCAGCACGGAAGTACCGCTTTCATTGA
- the trmt2b gene encoding tRNA (uracil-5-)-methyltransferase homolog B, which yields MNLSANISSFFYKHRSLSTRQHCVLFSTTNSYFNVLEKPLSKHRHKKVQRIDGGSWEERLADVVTPLWRMSYEEQLDLKQKQQENILRQLSGYLLEDFQPHASSHLRNKLNFPVLPILPSPHKDGYRNKSTFSVNRGIDGNPKTVGFYVGTGKKGNIVCVNGDHLLNMPEKHKLVARCYQDFIRLSPLEPCLLFHTGGHWREITVRTNRQGHTMAIVYFHPQTLSPAEVALHKADLVDYFTRGPGSVCQLDSLFFQESTMTRTTHEESPYQLLHGQPHIYEEVLGFKFRISADAFFQVNQVAAEVLYSAVRDLCVPQHSVQEKRTKVGTLLDVCCGTGAIGITTSPRVDRVIGIELVEQAVEDAKHNAALNDVPNCEFIPGKAEVVLPGLMSQFGSGGPVAAVVNPSRAGLHHKVVRALRNQPDIRRLVFVSCKPDGEAMRNFRELCCAPDRQKKLTGEAFSPSLALPVDMFPHTAHCELVLLFER from the exons ATGAATTTGTCGGCTAACATAAGTTCGTTTTTTTATAAACACAGATCTCTGTCAACAAGACAACattgtgtgttgttttcaacGACTAACTCTTATTTCAATGTCCTTGAGAAACCTTTGTCAAAACATCGTCACAAGAAGGTTCAAAGGATTGATGGCGGTTCCTGGGAGGAAAGACTGGCTGATGTGGTCACCCCTCTCTGGAGGATGAGTTATGAGGAGCAGCTTGAtctgaagcagaagcagcaggaaaacataCTTAGACAGCTTAGTGGTTATCTTTTAGAAGACTTTCAACCACACGCCTCGTCACATCTGAGAAATAAACTCAACTTCCCGGTGCTGCCTATCCTGCCTTCGCCACATAAGGACGGATACCGAAACAAGTCCACATTCTCCGTCAACAGGGGAATTGATGGGAACCCCAAAACAGTAGGATTTTACGTTGGCACTGGGAAAAAGGGAAACATTGTCTGCGTCAATGGAGACCACCTCCTCAACATGCCGGAAAAGCACAAACTGGTGGCCAGGTGCTACCAGGACTTCATCCGCCTCTCTCCTCTGGAGCCCTGTTTGCTCTTCCACACAGGGGGCCACTGGCGAGAGATCACAGTGAGGACCAATAGGCAGGGCCACACCATGGCGATCGTCTACTTTCATCCACAGACGCTCTCGCCAGCGGAGGTAGCGCTCCATAAGGCTGACCTGGTGGATTACTTCACACGGGGTCCTGGGTCAGTTTGTCAGCTGGACTCGCTGTTTTTCCAGGAGAGCACCATGACTCGCACCACTCATGAGGAGTCCCCCTACCAGCTCCTGCATGGGCAGCCACACATATATGAAGAG GTGCTCGGTTTCAAGTTCCGTATCTCTGCCGATGCCTTTTTCCAGGTGAACCAGGTGGCGGCCGAGGTGTTGTACAGTGCAGTGAGAGACCTGTGTGTCCCGCAGCATTCAGTCCAAGAAAAAAGAACCAAAGTTGGGACACTCCTCGATGTGTGCTGTGGGACGGGTGCCATTGGTATAACCACCTCTCCCAGAGTGGACAGAGTTATTGGCATAGAGCTCGTAGAACAAGCGGTAGAAGATGCTAAACACAACGCAGCCCTCAACGATGTGCCGAACTGTGAATTCATCCCCGGGAAGGCGGAGGTGGTGCTGCCTGGACTTATGTCTCAATTTGGCTCTGGAGGCCCCGTGGCAGCAGTGGTGAACCCTTCTCGTGCGGGGCTACATCACAAAGTGGTCCGCGCGTTACGAAACCAACCAGACATCCGCAGGCTGGTCTTTGTGTCCTGCAAACCAGACGGGGAGGCCATGAGGAACTTCAGGGAACTTTGTTGCGCTCCCGATCGGCAGAAAAAGCTCACAGGGGAAGCATTTTCTCCAAGCCTGGCTCTGCCTGTGGATATGTTCCCACACACTGCTCATTGCGAACTGGTGCTTCTCTTTGAAAGGTAG
- the wnt8b gene encoding protein Wnt-8b has product MFMHLEVFYYVFILLIHMNPCGCWSVNNFLMTGPKAYLIYSSSVAAGAQSGIEECKYQFAWDRWNCPERGLQLSTHSSLRSANRETAFVHAISSAGVMYTLTRNCSLGDFDNCGCDDSRNGQRGGHGWLWGGCSDNVVFGEAISKQFVDALETGQDARAAMNLHNNEAGRKAVKGTMQRTCKCHGVSGSCTTQTCWLQLPEFREVGNYLKEKYHRALKVDLLRGAGNSAASRGAIAETFSSISRKELVHLEDSPDYCLENRTLGLPGTEGRECLKKGKNLSKWEKRSCKRLCAECGLAVEERKAETVSSCNCKFHWCCAVKCEQCRKTVTKYFCVKRGGQKGKNESAGSRRKNLRLRKKH; this is encoded by the exons ATGTTCATGCATTTGGAAGTTTTCTACTACGTTTTCATCCTTCTGATTCACATGAATCCGTGCGGCTGCTG gtCAGTGAATAATTTCCTGATGACTGGACCCAAG GCCTACCTGATCTACTCCAGCAGCGTGGCCGCTGGAGCTCAGAGCGGCATCGAGGAGTGCAAGTACCAGTTTGCGTGGGACCGCTGGAACTGCCCGGAGAGAGGTCTGCAGCTGTCCACCCACAGCAGCCTGCGCAGTG CAAATCGGGAGACCGCGTTCGTGCACGCCATCAGCTCGGCCGGCGTCATGTACACGCTGACCAGGAACTGCAGCCTCGGCGACTTTGACAACTGCGGGTGCGACGACAGCAGGAACGGACAGCGGG GCGGCCACGGCTGGCTCTGGGGCGGCTGCAGCGACAACGTGGTCTTCGGCGAGGCCATCTCCAAGCAGTTTGTCGACGCGCTGGAGACCGGGCAGGACGCGCGTGCGGCCATGAACCTCCACAACAACGAGGCCGGACGGAAG GCTGTGAAGGGGACCATGCAGAGGACGTGTAAGTGTCATGGCGTGTCCGGAAGCTGCACCACTCAgacctgctggctgcagctgccggAATTCCGGGAGGTGGGCAACTATTTGAAAGAGAAGTACCACAGGGCCCTGAAGGTGGACCTCTTGAGAGGTGCCGGGAACAGCGCTGCCAGCCGGGGGGCTATCGCCGAGACCTTCAGCTCCATCTCTCGCAAGGAGCTGGTCCATTTGGAGGACTCGCCGGACTATTGTCTGGAAAACCGCACTCTTGGTTTGCCCGGCACAGAGGGCCGCGAGTGTCTGAAGAAGGGCAAAAACCTGAGCAAATGGGAGAAGCGGAGCTGCAAGAGGCTGTGCGCCGAGTGCGGGCTGGCCGTGGAGGAGCGCAAGGCCGAGACGGTGTCAAGCTGTAACTGTAAATTCCACTGGTGCTGCGCAGTGAAGTGTGAGCAGTGCAGAAAGACAGTCACCAAGTACTTCTGCGTCAAGAGAGGAGGTCAGAAGGGAAAGAACGAGAGCGCCGGCAGCCGCAGGAAGAACCTCCGGCTGAGGAAGAAGCACTGA
- the LOC101079203 gene encoding DNA damage-inducible transcript 4 protein-like: protein MSFSCDQSLDGSFPPSPTEDRRSNRLSWGSLLQRLTELKGNNQRATADHLSRNSSQTGSFADMSLSELDNSFLCYPLEETLAAEVAQHITLSLQEASSSLGCTKLIFSDLLLRNISQELLHLASNEPCGLRGALIDLCVDRVDLGCLYAVDQIAVDPTLVPTFQVTLVLRLDASGLWPKFQKLFKGSTSTKHQSSLRLSTSFRAIKRKLYSSGELLIEECY, encoded by the exons ATGTCTTTTTCCTGCGACCAGTCCTTGGACGGCAGTTTTCCTCCGTCTCCAACGGAGGACCGGCGCTCCAACCGGCTGTCCTGGGGCAGCCTGCTGCAGAGGCTGACCGAGCTGAAGGGGAACAatcagagagccacagctgatcatctgagcaggaacagcagcCAAACTG GGTCTTTTGCAGACATGTCTCTGTCGGAGTTAGACAACAGTTTCCTGTGTTATCCGCTGGAGGAGACCCTGGCAGCAGAGGTTGCACAGCACATAACTCTGAGTCTTCAGGAGGCCTCCTCCAGCCTGGGCTGCACCAAGCTCATCTTTTCCGATCTTCTGCTCCGCAACATCAGCCAAGAGCTGCTCCATCTGGCCTCCAATGAGCCCTGTGGTCTCAGGGGGGCGCTGATCGACCTCTGTGTGGACAGGGTGGACCTGGGCTGCCTCTATGCTGTGGACCAAATAGCAGTGGACCCCACGCTGGTCCCAACTTTTCAGGTGACCCTGGTACTGAGGCTAGATGCCAGCGGACTGTGGCCGAAGTTTCAGAAGCTCTTTAAGGGCAGCACTTCAACAAAGCACCAGAGCAGTCTGAGGCTGAGTACCAGCTTCAGGGCAATCAAGAGGAAACTGTACAGTTCAGGGGAGCTGCTCATTGAGGAGTGCTACTGA
- the hif1an gene encoding hypoxia-inducible factor 1-alpha inhibitor has protein sequence MFIQPLALERCRVESGPSREEDGGGSSKMAAATVVEVDPAESDGCGGFAGVQSRGWDESQLRKYSFTTKPIPRLSHTDPRADLLINNEEPVVLTDTNLVYPALKWDIAYLKENIGNGDFSVYTAENHKFLYYDEKKMSNFENFVPTSRRTEMKFSQFVDKMHKMEELGGRERVYLQQTLNDTVGNKIVLDFLGFNWNWINKQQAQRNWGQLTSNLLLIGMEGNVTPAHYDEQQNFFAQIKGHKRCLLFPPDQFECLYPYPVHHPCDRQSQVDFDNPDYEKFPNFKNVVGYEAVVGPGDVLYIPMYWWHHIESLLKGGVTITVNFWYKGAPTPKRIEYPLRAHQKVAIMRNIEKMLGEALGDPHEVGPLLKMMIKGRYDQDFS, from the exons ATGTTCATCCAGCCGCTGGCTCTGGAACGTTGCAGAGTGGAGTCTGGGCCATCCAGAGAGGAGGACGGCGGCGGCTCATCGAAAATGGCAGCGGCGACGGTTGTCGAGGTTGACCCGGCAGAGAGCGACGGCTGCGGCGGCTTCGCCGGCGTCCAGAGCCGGGGCTGGGATGAGTCTCAGCTCCGCAAATACTCCTTCACGACTAAGCCCATCCCTAGACTCTCTCATACGGATCCAAGAGCGGACCTGCTGATAAATAACGAG gaaCCGGTTGTTTTGACCGACACCAACCTTGTGTATCCAGCGCTAAAGTGGGACATCGCATACCTCAAGGAGAATATTGGAAATGGAGACTTCTCCGTTTATACTGCAGAAAACCACAAATTTCTCTACTATGACGAGAAAAAAATGTCCAATTTTGAGAACTTTGTCCCAACGTCCCGACGGACAGAAATGAAATTCTCTCAATTTGTGGataaaatgcataaaatggAAGAattgggagggagagagag GGTGTATCTGCAGCAGACCTTGAATGACACAGTAGGGAACAAAATTGTTCTCGACTTTCTTGGGTTTAACTGGAACTGGATCAACAAACAGCAGGCCCAGAGAAACTGGGGGCAGTTGACATCCAACCTGCTGCTCATAGGGATGGAGG GCAACGTCACCCCGGCACATTATGATGAGCAGCAGAATTTCTTTGCACAGATTAAAGGCCATAAGAGGtgtctcctcttccctccagaccAGTTTGAATGTCTCTATCCGTACCCAGTGCACCACCCATGTGACAGACAAAGCCAG gTTGATTTTGATAACCCTGACTATGAGAAGTttccaaattttaaaaatgttgttgGCTATGAGGCCGTCGTGGGGCCCGGAGATGTGCTCTACATCCCCATGTATTG GTGGCATCACATTGAGTCACTGCTGAAGGGCGGCGTGACCATCACTGTAAACTTCTGGTACAAA GGCGCCCCCACACCCAAGAGGATTGAATACCCCCTACGAGCCCACCAAAAAGTGGCCATCATGAGGAACATTGAGAAGATGCTGGGAGAAGCTCTGGGAGACCCCCACGAG GTTGGACCTCTGTTGAAAATGATGATCAAGGGCCGATACGACCAGGATTTCAGTTAA
- the scdb gene encoding stearoyl-CoA desaturase b (The RefSeq protein has 1 non-frameshifting indel compared to this genomic sequence), which translates to MTETENRNPHAARQPNGGMAESSTVEDVFDDTYREKDGPKPPRRLVWRNIILMTLLHAGALYGLVLLPSASGLTLVWSAVCYLVSALGVTAGAHRLWSHRSYKASFPLRVFLAVANSMSFQNDIFEWARDHRVHHKFSETDADPHNAKRGFFFAHIGWLLVRKHPDVIEKGKKLDLSDLKADAVVMFQRRHYKLSVVVLCFLLPMLVPWYFWGESLAVGYFVPGLLRYSLILNATWLVNSAAHIWGNRPYDKTINPRENFMVALSAIGEGFHNYHHTFPFDYATSEFGCKLNLTTAFIDFMCFLGLARDRKSVSKDTILTRVQRTGDGSYKSG; encoded by the exons ATGACCGAGACGGAGAACCGGAATCCGCACGCTGCCAGGCAACCGAACGGCGGTGCCATGGCGGAATCGTCGACGGTGGAGGATGTTTTTGACGACACCTACAGAGAGAAAGACGGACCCAAACCTCCGAGGAGGCTGGTTTGGAGGAATATCATACTAATGACTCTCCTGCACGCCGGCGCGCTTTACGGACTGGTTCTGCTGCCCTCCGCGTCCGGTTTAACTCTAGTATGGA GTGCCGTTTGCTACCTCGTCAGCGCTCTCGGCGTGACCGCCGGCGCGCACAGGTTATGGAGCCACAGATCTTACAAGGCTTCTTTCCCCCTGCGGGTCTTCCTCGCCGTAGCCAACTCCATGTCTTTTCAG AACGACATATTTGAGTGGGCCAGGGACCACCGCGTCCACCACAAGTTCTCCGAGACGGACGCGGACCCCCACAATGCCAAACGGGGGTTCTTCTTCGCCCACATCGGCTGGCTGCTGGTGCGCAAGCATCCGGACGTGATCGAAAAAGGGAAGAAGCTGGACCTGTCCGACCTGAAGGCCGACGCGGTGGTGATGTTCCAGAGGCG GCACTACAAGCTCTCTGTGGTGGTCCTTTGCTTCCTGCTGCCCATGCTGGTGCCCTGGTACTTCTGGGGCGAGTCTTTAGCAGTGGGGTACTTTGTTCCCGGCCTCCTGAGGTACAGCCTGATTCTTAATGCCACCTGGCTGGTCAACAGCGCTGCTCACATATGGGGCAACAGGCCCTATGACAAAACCATCAACCCCAGGGAAAATTTCATGGTCGCTTTGAGCGCCATCG GAGAAGGCTTTCACAACTACCATCACACATTCCCCTTTGACTATGCCACCAGTGAGTTTGGATGCAAGCTCAACCTCACCACTGCCTTCATAGACTTTATGTGCTTCCTGGGTCTGGCGAGAGATCGCAAGAGTGTGTCGAAGGACACCATCCTCACCCGAGTGCAGCGGACGGGTGACGGCAGCTACAAAAGTGGCTGA